The following proteins are co-located in the Sulfurovum sp. TSL6 genome:
- the dnaJ gene encoding molecular chaperone DnaJ: MAEKRDYYEVLGVKKDADQKEIKDTFRKLALKYHPDRNKEPDAEEKFKEIAEAYAVLSDHKKRKEYDNRGFEAVSGFSQEDLFGGINFDDIFKGSGFDFDLGGFGGGLFGSFFNRGGEYASRGADIRVEVYVPLKKIVTGGDEDIHISHLRACPECKGTGAAPGTEPRICKTCNGTGNMVNTRQEGNVAYQEIRTCPNCAGKGKFIDEPCQKCHGTGMIDEPETLTVKIPVGAEEGMVLRVPSHGRPSQSKEGKPGDLLVIVRTAYDERFKRAGADLWHSKSIELIDAVLGMEMEVPTMEGSVTVTVPQGTQPNSVLRLGGKGLPHFGETKRGDLYLRLHVHIPESLSQEERELYTRLRKLGRDK, from the coding sequence ATGGCAGAGAAAAGGGATTATTATGAAGTACTTGGCGTCAAAAAGGATGCGGATCAAAAAGAGATAAAAGATACCTTTCGCAAACTTGCCTTAAAGTACCATCCTGATAGAAATAAAGAGCCGGATGCAGAAGAAAAATTCAAAGAGATAGCTGAAGCCTATGCGGTACTTTCTGATCACAAAAAGCGCAAAGAGTATGATAATAGAGGGTTTGAAGCGGTTTCAGGATTTTCTCAAGAGGATCTTTTTGGTGGTATCAATTTTGATGATATCTTTAAGGGAAGCGGTTTCGATTTTGACCTTGGGGGTTTTGGTGGAGGTCTCTTTGGCAGTTTCTTTAATCGTGGAGGTGAGTATGCTTCCAGAGGTGCAGATATACGAGTGGAGGTTTATGTACCACTGAAAAAGATCGTCACCGGAGGTGATGAAGATATACATATAAGCCACCTTCGTGCCTGTCCTGAATGTAAGGGAACCGGTGCAGCACCAGGAACAGAACCTCGCATCTGTAAAACATGTAACGGTACTGGTAATATGGTTAATACTAGACAAGAGGGTAATGTTGCCTATCAGGAAATAAGAACATGCCCAAATTGTGCAGGAAAGGGTAAATTTATCGATGAACCCTGTCAAAAATGTCATGGTACAGGTATGATAGATGAACCTGAAACATTGACAGTAAAGATACCTGTAGGAGCCGAAGAGGGTATGGTGCTACGAGTGCCGTCTCATGGTCGACCCAGTCAAAGTAAAGAAGGAAAACCGGGTGATCTTCTTGTGATCGTACGTACAGCATATGATGAACGTTTTAAACGTGCAGGTGCTGATCTCTGGCATTCAAAGAGTATTGAATTGATCGATGCAGTATTGGGCATGGAAATGGAAGTGCCAACGATGGAAGGTTCTGTGACTGTTACCGTTCCCCAAGGTACACAGCCCAATTCTGTACTGCGCCTTGGTGGGAAAGGACTTCCTCATTTTGGAGAAACAAAAAGAGGAGATCTCTACCTTCGTCTTCATGTGCACATACCTGAGAGCTTAAGTCAAGAGGAGAGAGAACTTTATACACGACTTCGAAAACTTGGAAGAGATAAGTGA
- the dnaK gene encoding molecular chaperone DnaK, with protein sequence MAIIGIDLGTSNSAAAVLRGGKPVIIPSTEGISLSGKAFPSYVAITADGNKLVGEPARRQAAENPEGTAYAFKRQMGKREKVRLRDKEFTPEQLSAFLLQKIKNDAEAFLGEPVEKAVVTVPAYFNDNQRSATKDACKIAGLEVIRLVNEPTAAALAYGLDRAGEDIKIAVIDFGGGTLDVTIMEFGNGVFEVKSTSGDTQLGGTDMNENIFQHLADKFKEQSGIDVRSDKKASARLMDASEMAKIELTTSTTTHVSLPYISADKHLELDLTRTELERLVRPVVERCKGPIEQALSDAGITEKGVDKIVFVGGPTRMPVVREYFEELLGKKAEGGVDPMECVASGAAIQAGVLSGEIGDIVLVDVTPLSLGVETLGGVVTPLISRNSPIPVKHTETFTTAADMQTSVTVHVLQGERPMAADNTSLGQFNLDGIVPAPRGIPKIDVTFDIDASGILNVTAKDVATGKSQSIKITASTRLSNEEKERMVEEAEKYADEDKKRKEKADKLNAADAICYEAERMLADYGDKLEGDLKSKIEEKLKETKEAVQSADIDLATERSEALKEVMKEAGSAIYGQTQGQTGSAGSQGGETKSGDAPYERVVDADFHESK encoded by the coding sequence ATGGCAATTATAGGTATTGATCTTGGAACTTCAAATTCGGCAGCAGCTGTCCTTCGTGGCGGTAAACCAGTGATTATCCCTAGTACGGAAGGTATCAGTCTTAGTGGGAAAGCTTTTCCCAGTTATGTTGCTATTACTGCTGATGGAAATAAGCTCGTAGGGGAACCTGCACGTAGACAGGCTGCTGAAAATCCTGAGGGAACAGCTTATGCTTTTAAAAGACAAATGGGAAAGCGTGAAAAAGTCAGATTAAGAGATAAAGAGTTCACCCCTGAACAATTATCGGCTTTTCTTTTGCAAAAGATTAAAAACGATGCAGAAGCATTTCTAGGTGAACCCGTTGAAAAAGCTGTTGTCACAGTACCTGCATATTTTAATGATAATCAGCGAAGTGCAACAAAAGATGCATGTAAAATTGCAGGCCTTGAGGTGATACGTCTTGTGAATGAACCTACAGCCGCTGCACTAGCCTATGGTCTTGACAGAGCAGGTGAAGATATTAAAATAGCTGTGATTGATTTTGGTGGGGGAACGCTTGATGTAACGATCATGGAGTTTGGTAACGGGGTATTTGAAGTCAAATCTACAAGCGGTGATACCCAGCTTGGCGGAACAGATATGAATGAAAATATTTTTCAGCACCTTGCTGACAAATTTAAAGAGCAGAGCGGCATTGATGTCAGGAGTGACAAAAAGGCTTCTGCAAGGTTGATGGATGCCTCAGAAATGGCAAAGATCGAATTGACAACAAGTACAACCACACATGTCAGCCTTCCTTATATATCAGCTGATAAACATCTTGAACTTGACTTGACCCGTACAGAACTGGAACGTCTTGTCCGTCCGGTTGTTGAACGCTGTAAAGGACCTATAGAACAGGCATTAAGCGATGCAGGTATCACAGAGAAAGGTGTAGATAAAATTGTCTTTGTGGGTGGACCTACAAGAATGCCTGTGGTTCGTGAATATTTTGAAGAACTTCTTGGCAAAAAGGCCGAAGGTGGAGTAGATCCTATGGAGTGTGTTGCAAGCGGTGCTGCTATACAAGCAGGGGTGCTTTCTGGAGAGATCGGTGATATCGTTCTGGTAGATGTGACTCCGCTCAGTCTGGGTGTTGAGACACTGGGTGGAGTTGTGACTCCATTGATTTCCCGAAATTCCCCGATTCCAGTGAAGCATACAGAAACGTTTACAACAGCTGCTGATATGCAGACAAGTGTTACTGTACATGTACTTCAGGGGGAACGACCGATGGCTGCTGACAATACCTCTCTTGGACAGTTCAATCTTGATGGTATAGTTCCAGCACCGCGTGGTATACCAAAGATAGATGTAACGTTTGATATAGATGCAAGTGGGATACTCAATGTTACTGCTAAAGATGTTGCAACAGGTAAAAGTCAATCGATCAAAATCACTGCATCTACAAGACTCTCTAATGAAGAGAAAGAGAGAATGGTAGAAGAGGCTGAAAAATATGCAGATGAAGATAAAAAAAGAAAAGAAAAAGCAGACAAACTAAATGCAGCGGATGCCATATGTTACGAGGCTGAAAGAATGTTGGCTGATTATGGTGATAAACTAGAGGGTGATCTGAAAAGCAAAATAGAAGAAAAACTTAAAGAAACGAAAGAAGCAGTTCAAAGTGCCGACATCGATTTGGCTACTGAGCGTTCAGAAGCACTGAAAGAGGTTATGAAAGAAGCAGGTAGTGCTATCTATGGCCAGACACAGGGACAGACTGGTTCAGCCGGTAGTCAAGGTGGAGAAACGAAAAGTGGAGATGCTCCCTATGAGAGGGTAGTAGATGCGGATTTCCATGAATCCAAGTAG
- the ychF gene encoding redox-regulated ATPase YchF — protein MGLGIGLVGLPNVGKSTTFNALTKAQNAESANYPFCTIEPNKAVVPVPDKRLDELAKIVNPEKIQHSTLDFVDIAGLVAGASKGEGLGNKFLGNIRETEVILHIVRCFHDENIVHTEGSIDPIRDVEIIEQELLFADIDAVLKRIEMLKKKAKGNDKDAKEQLVVAEALLAHIEEGHPVSTFEDKESDSFLAINKDLRLLTAKPIIYGANVDEDGLSEDNEYVQKLKAYAAERNSEVIKLCAKVEEDMVDFDDEEREEMLADLGVEESGLDQIIHKGFDKLGLMSYFTAGVKEVRAWTIRKGTTAPKAAAVIHNDFEKGFIRAEVISYEDFVQYGGEAGAKEAGKNRLEGKEYIVQDGDVMHFRFNV, from the coding sequence ATGGGACTAGGCATCGGACTTGTTGGACTACCAAATGTAGGAAAATCTACAACTTTTAACGCACTCACTAAAGCACAAAATGCAGAAAGTGCAAACTATCCGTTTTGTACCATTGAACCAAATAAAGCAGTGGTACCTGTACCAGACAAAAGACTGGATGAACTTGCGAAGATCGTCAATCCTGAAAAAATACAACACTCAACACTTGATTTCGTTGATATCGCCGGGCTTGTAGCCGGTGCAAGCAAGGGTGAAGGTCTGGGAAATAAATTTCTTGGAAACATCCGTGAAACGGAAGTGATCTTGCATATCGTAAGATGTTTTCATGATGAAAACATTGTGCATACGGAAGGTTCTATTGACCCTATTCGTGATGTTGAGATCATCGAGCAGGAACTGCTCTTTGCTGATATTGATGCTGTACTTAAGCGAATCGAAATGCTTAAGAAAAAGGCCAAAGGTAATGACAAAGATGCAAAAGAACAACTTGTCGTTGCCGAGGCTTTACTTGCACATATAGAAGAAGGTCACCCTGTATCTACTTTTGAAGACAAAGAGAGTGATAGCTTTTTGGCGATAAACAAAGATCTACGTCTTCTTACAGCAAAACCGATCATCTATGGTGCAAATGTAGATGAAGATGGTCTGAGTGAAGACAATGAATATGTACAAAAACTGAAAGCCTATGCTGCTGAACGAAACTCAGAAGTGATCAAACTTTGTGCCAAAGTAGAAGAAGACATGGTAGACTTTGATGATGAGGAAAGAGAAGAAATGCTTGCAGATCTGGGTGTTGAAGAGAGTGGTCTTGACCAGATCATACACAAAGGTTTTGACAAACTTGGACTCATGAGCTACTTTACTGCAGGGGTAAAAGAAGTACGTGCCTGGACAATCCGTAAGGGTACTACAGCGCCTAAAGCTGCAGCAGTTATACATAATGACTTTGAAAAAGGTTTCATCCGTGCAGAAGTCATAAGTTATGAAGACTTTGTACAATACGGTGGTGAAGCTGGTGCTAAAGAAGCGGGTAAAAACAGACTTGAAGGTAAAGAGTACATCGTACAGGATGGCGATGTCATGCACTTTAGATTCAATGTTTAA
- a CDS encoding DUF302 domain-containing protein, whose protein sequence is MRKLLLIGLIGFTLLGCDSKKGTFLETVKSENNHSTSVAKLEKLIVDQGLTHFSTMDHRANARNVKMNLKPETVVVFGNPKMGTVLMNCNPSMGLDLPLRILVTTNYEGTTSIIYTNPEYWSLKHNIKDKNCLNILKKAKMALANLAEEAGKK, encoded by the coding sequence ATGAGAAAATTACTTTTAATTGGATTGATCGGTTTTACTTTACTGGGTTGTGATAGTAAAAAAGGTACATTTCTTGAAACGGTTAAAAGTGAAAATAACCATTCTACTTCTGTAGCCAAACTAGAGAAACTCATCGTAGATCAAGGTCTCACGCATTTCAGTACTATGGACCATAGAGCAAATGCCAGAAATGTCAAAATGAATTTGAAACCTGAAACGGTTGTGGTCTTTGGCAATCCTAAGATGGGAACGGTCCTCATGAACTGTAATCCTTCTATGGGATTGGATCTGCCTCTTCGTATACTTGTCACAACAAACTATGAGGGTACTACAAGCATTATCTATACCAATCCGGAATACTGGTCTTTAAAACACAATATTAAAGACAAAAATTGTTTAAATATATTAAAAAAAGCAAAAATGGCATTGGCCAATCTTGCTGAAGAAGCAGGTAAAAAATAA
- a CDS encoding DUF1456 family protein, producing MQIPTNEILYRIQKALNLTTEEMLEAYKLEAYKMDASHLESLLKRHQDDGFNVATYEELGVFLDGLVTLKRGPSPKKPNDDEAVELTNNLILKKLRIALELKEAETEIIFGLADVELSKQQLASLFRKEGHKNFRACSDELLMAFLDGLNEFYYVGDID from the coding sequence ATGCAGATCCCTACAAATGAAATACTCTACCGTATACAAAAAGCACTGAACCTCACAACAGAAGAAATGTTAGAAGCCTACAAGCTTGAAGCATATAAAATGGATGCTTCACATTTGGAGTCTCTTTTAAAACGTCATCAAGATGATGGTTTTAACGTAGCTACCTATGAAGAATTAGGTGTATTTTTAGATGGACTTGTTACGCTTAAACGCGGCCCGTCTCCTAAAAAACCCAATGATGATGAAGCTGTAGAACTGACCAATAATCTTATACTCAAAAAGCTTCGTATTGCCCTGGAACTCAAAGAAGCTGAAACAGAGATCATCTTTGGCCTGGCAGATGTTGAACTCAGCAAACAACAACTTGCTTCCCTATTTCGTAAAGAGGGACATAAAAACTTCAGAGCATGCTCTGATGAGTTACTGATGGCATTTTTAGATGGATTGAATGAATTTTATTATGTGGGAGATATAGACTAA
- a CDS encoding exodeoxyribonuclease III has protein sequence MSDRNTLTFISWNVNGIRAVEKKQALKWIDEENVDFLGLQEIKAEADQIPDTIFEREYKFQSINSSSNKGQSGVALYTDIKGEASCCSHVDILDEGRINEYHFGDIAYFNVYFPNGQRNDERLVYKMEFYDRFLNHINTLREEGKSIVVCGDVNTAHKEFDLARPKANEKTSGFLPIEREWMDKLIDHGYIDTFRHVKGDETDRYSWWSYRAGARGKNVGWRIDYFFVSDDLKDKIVDADILDHVMGSDHCPVKLVLEV, from the coding sequence ATGTCAGACCGCAATACGCTCACTTTTATATCATGGAACGTAAATGGTATTAGAGCCGTAGAGAAGAAGCAGGCACTCAAGTGGATAGATGAAGAAAATGTAGACTTTTTGGGCCTGCAGGAGATCAAAGCAGAGGCAGACCAGATCCCTGACACTATCTTTGAGAGAGAGTATAAATTCCAAAGTATCAACTCGTCATCCAACAAAGGACAGTCAGGTGTAGCACTCTATACCGATATCAAAGGTGAAGCATCTTGCTGTTCGCATGTTGATATCCTGGATGAGGGACGCATCAATGAATACCACTTTGGAGATATCGCATATTTTAATGTCTATTTCCCGAACGGACAACGCAATGATGAACGTTTGGTCTATAAAATGGAGTTCTATGATCGTTTTTTAAATCATATCAATACCTTAAGAGAAGAGGGAAAATCTATAGTCGTATGCGGTGATGTGAACACTGCACATAAAGAGTTTGATCTGGCACGTCCTAAAGCCAATGAAAAAACATCTGGTTTCTTACCTATAGAACGTGAATGGATGGATAAACTCATAGATCATGGCTACATAGATACTTTTAGACATGTCAAAGGCGATGAAACAGACCGTTACAGCTGGTGGAGTTACAGAGCAGGAGCCAGAGGAAAGAACGTAGGATGGAGAATCGATTATTTCTTTGTTTCTGATGACTTAAAAGATAAGATAGTCGATGCTGATATCTTGGACCATGTCATGGGATCTGACCACTGTCCTGTGAAGCTAGTTTTGGAAGTCTAA
- a CDS encoding bifunctional 2-polyprenyl-6-hydroxyphenol methylase/3-demethylubiquinol 3-O-methyltransferase UbiG: MAQEDKARWDDKWQNNPMTDEPIKLVSDYASLAPGLQALDIACGMGRHSKYLASRGFEVDALDISSVAIEELQNIPHIHAKEVDFDTYTLPKEKYDLIVCTYFLERRLFPQMIDALKPNGIILMETFLHHPDNERTASNPAFLLNEGELETTFNTKCELLQLPEFWDQDYRGFKTMKTSMVAKKKSAADK; encoded by the coding sequence ATGGCACAAGAAGACAAAGCACGCTGGGATGACAAATGGCAGAACAATCCAATGACGGATGAACCCATCAAACTGGTCAGTGACTATGCTTCACTGGCTCCCGGGCTACAGGCACTTGATATTGCCTGCGGTATGGGAAGACATAGCAAATATCTGGCTTCCAGGGGATTTGAAGTCGATGCACTCGACATCTCTTCGGTTGCGATAGAAGAGCTTCAGAATATTCCTCATATTCATGCAAAAGAAGTTGATTTTGATACCTATACCCTGCCAAAAGAGAAGTATGACCTTATCGTATGTACCTATTTTTTAGAGCGCAGACTCTTTCCCCAGATGATCGATGCGCTTAAACCCAACGGTATCATCCTTATGGAAACTTTTTTACATCATCCTGACAATGAGCGTACTGCTTCCAATCCGGCTTTTCTTTTGAATGAAGGTGAACTTGAAACCACTTTTAATACGAAGTGTGAACTTCTACAACTGCCTGAATTTTGGGATCAAGACTATAGAGGATTCAAAACGATGAAAACATCAATGGTGGCTAAAAAGAAAAGTGCGGCTGACAAATGA
- a CDS encoding DUF445 domain-containing protein — MSKTLTTDLFSLLLVGVSFLVPSHYRDVLLFTGLFALSGAITNQLAIHMLFEKVPFLYGSGVIEKNFTAFKASIREMIMKQFFTKEQLGDFFAKEEEKIDLTPLVEGADFSPAFDALSKTVMESKFGGAIAMFGGEEALEGLRDPFSRKLKSAVSSIVSSSAFKAQLDHHIQSSALSEDMIASVEGLITRRLDELTPKMVKELVQDLIKEHLGWLVVWGGVFGGLIGLVSSSLI; from the coding sequence ATGTCAAAAACCCTCACAACAGATCTCTTTTCTTTACTCCTTGTAGGGGTATCTTTCCTGGTGCCGTCTCACTATCGTGATGTACTGCTTTTTACGGGACTGTTTGCACTCTCCGGGGCCATAACAAACCAACTTGCTATTCATATGTTATTTGAAAAGGTACCATTTCTTTATGGTTCAGGCGTGATAGAAAAAAACTTTACTGCATTTAAAGCATCGATCCGTGAAATGATCATGAAACAGTTCTTTACCAAAGAGCAGCTGGGAGACTTTTTTGCAAAGGAAGAAGAGAAGATAGATCTGACCCCTTTGGTTGAAGGTGCAGACTTTTCTCCCGCTTTTGATGCACTCTCTAAGACGGTGATGGAGTCGAAATTTGGCGGTGCTATCGCGATGTTCGGTGGGGAAGAAGCCTTAGAAGGATTACGTGATCCTTTTTCACGTAAACTCAAGAGTGCTGTAAGTTCCATTGTTTCTTCTTCTGCATTCAAAGCACAACTGGACCATCATATACAAAGCTCAGCATTAAGTGAAGATATGATCGCTTCGGTGGAAGGACTCATTACAAGAAGATTGGATGAATTGACACCTAAAATGGTGAAAGAATTGGTACAAGATCTGATCAAAGAACATTTAGGGTGGCTTGTTGTGTGGGGCGGTGTTTTCGGTGGTCTTATTGGACTGGTATCATCATCTTTGATCTAA
- a CDS encoding MFS transporter yields MSKTLNKKIQISLLLIATMGVMSGITVVSSLPLISKTFSHLPHIEFLSKLMLTIPSIIIALFAPIAGIIVDKFGRLKPLYTGIFLFVLGGSSGFYLENFYAILAGRAVLGTAVALLMTSSTALIGDYLDEMARHKFMSIQGMAVAMGGIVFITAGGLLAQLHWSYPFAIYILPLFFLPLLLTSLYEPEKHRHVESDIEIEAKLWPVYLTAFFAMVLFYMLPTQLPYLIIETLHGKPSTIGLVIATAMLFNALTARQYAKLKARFSYMHIYMITFIFFGIGLFIISQAHSIAQLFYSTAFIGIGFGLILVNTNSWFLSKVPAHKRGKASGVLASSFFLGQFSSPLLLEPIVQLYGIQGLFLIVSCIALMISLILFLKGKMSKA; encoded by the coding sequence ATGTCTAAAACACTAAACAAAAAGATACAGATCTCACTCTTACTGATCGCAACAATGGGTGTGATGTCCGGCATCACTGTCGTTTCTTCTCTCCCCCTCATCAGTAAAACATTCAGCCATCTCCCTCATATCGAATTTCTTTCAAAGCTGATGTTGACCATTCCTTCCATCATCATTGCACTTTTTGCCCCGATAGCTGGGATCATTGTAGATAAATTTGGCAGGTTAAAACCGCTTTATACAGGGATCTTTCTCTTTGTACTCGGCGGAAGCTCAGGATTTTATCTTGAGAATTTCTATGCTATTCTTGCCGGCCGGGCGGTTCTAGGTACAGCTGTTGCACTACTCATGACCAGTTCTACTGCACTCATAGGTGATTATCTTGATGAAATGGCACGGCATAAATTTATGTCTATTCAAGGGATGGCCGTGGCTATGGGAGGGATAGTCTTTATCACAGCTGGCGGTCTACTAGCTCAACTGCATTGGTCCTACCCTTTTGCTATTTATATCTTGCCTCTGTTCTTTCTTCCTCTGTTACTTACCTCTCTCTATGAACCCGAGAAACATAGGCATGTCGAAAGTGACATAGAGATTGAGGCCAAACTCTGGCCTGTTTACCTCACTGCTTTTTTTGCGATGGTACTTTTTTATATGCTGCCAACACAATTACCTTATCTTATTATAGAGACTTTACATGGCAAGCCAAGTACAATAGGGTTGGTCATTGCTACAGCGATGCTTTTCAATGCACTCACCGCAAGACAATATGCAAAACTCAAAGCAAGGTTTTCCTATATGCATATTTATATGATTACTTTTATTTTTTTTGGTATAGGTCTGTTCATCATTTCTCAAGCCCATTCTATTGCACAACTCTTTTACAGTACTGCATTTATAGGTATAGGATTTGGCCTGATCCTTGTCAATACCAATTCATGGTTTCTTTCGAAAGTCCCTGCCCACAAAAGGGGGAAAGCTTCAGGAGTACTTGCATCAAGTTTCTTTTTAGGACAGTTTTCTTCTCCGTTGCTCCTGGAACCTATAGTACAACTCTATGGGATTCAAGGACTATTTTTGATCGTATCATGTATAGCCTTAATGATATCACTCATACTGTTTTTAAAAGGTAAAATGTCTAAAGCGTAA